A stretch of Spirosoma oryzicola DNA encodes these proteins:
- a CDS encoding bifunctional metallophosphatase/5'-nucleotidase, with protein MDALSSNRRQFLKFLGTAAVIGTVAPDTLAVDQAKATSLTILHTNDVHSRLDPFPMDGGRNAGKGGIARRATLIKQIRQEQKNVLLFDAGDVFQGTPYFNLYKGEPEVLAMNRLGYDAGTIGNHDFDGGIDNMVTQFGKASWPLLIANYDFKNTVMDGRTKPYRIFEKEGIRVGVFGLGIQPEGLIPKDAYKETKYLDPIEVGNDTAAKLRSEQHCDYVICLSHLGFKYDDATVSDNVLAAKTRNIDLIIGGHTHTFLDAPVAVNNPDGQPVWINQVGFAGINLGRIDLTFEQGKAISSTGKSVEVK; from the coding sequence ATGGACGCATTATCGTCGAATAGACGCCAGTTCTTAAAATTCCTGGGTACAGCCGCCGTGATCGGTACGGTTGCGCCCGACACGCTGGCCGTTGACCAAGCCAAAGCAACGTCGCTAACCATTCTGCACACAAACGACGTACACAGCCGACTCGATCCGTTCCCGATGGATGGTGGTCGTAACGCGGGTAAGGGTGGTATTGCCCGTCGCGCCACGCTGATCAAACAGATCCGGCAGGAGCAAAAAAACGTGTTGCTGTTCGACGCAGGTGATGTCTTTCAGGGAACTCCCTACTTTAACCTGTACAAAGGTGAACCCGAAGTGCTGGCCATGAACAGACTCGGCTATGACGCCGGAACCATCGGTAACCACGACTTCGACGGGGGTATTGACAATATGGTTACGCAGTTCGGAAAAGCCAGTTGGCCGCTGCTGATCGCGAACTACGATTTCAAAAATACGGTCATGGATGGTCGCACAAAACCGTACCGGATTTTCGAAAAAGAAGGCATACGCGTAGGCGTTTTCGGGCTAGGCATTCAACCGGAGGGATTAATACCAAAAGATGCCTACAAAGAAACCAAGTACCTCGACCCGATTGAAGTCGGTAACGATACAGCCGCCAAATTACGTTCGGAACAGCACTGCGATTACGTAATCTGCCTGTCCCACCTGGGCTTCAAATACGACGACGCGACCGTTTCCGACAACGTGCTGGCGGCCAAAACCCGCAACATCGACCTGATCATCGGTGGACACACGCATACATTCCTGGATGCACCGGTAGCGGTCAATAATCCGGACGGTCAGCCGGTCTGGATCAATCAGGTAGGGTTCGCAGGAATCAACCTTGGTCGGATTGACTTAACGTTTGAGCAAGGAAAAGCCATTTCGAGCACCGGAAAATCTGTCGAAGTAAAGTAA
- a CDS encoding 5'-nucleotidase C-terminal domain-containing protein, with the protein MKKYVLVLALLGLWACNPGGYHLTNRTANRIGVDSTTARPDSSVTNFLKPYRQGLDKSMNEVLAHSTGRIEKGKPDAPLNDLLTDALLQQTSQRYGKPLDCSHLNYGGIRNNLPEGNITTGSIFEVMPFDNQVVILTLKGDMLQKMMNHFAQKNELVMGGLRAKIHEGQVSSVSFVNGRTLQPNETYTVVMSDYVANGGDDAGFLKNPVKRENIGYLVRDALIDHFRQLGKTGQPINPVSDGRIIVE; encoded by the coding sequence ATGAAAAAATACGTACTGGTACTAGCCTTGCTAGGTCTATGGGCCTGTAACCCCGGCGGGTATCACCTTACCAATCGCACGGCCAACCGCATTGGCGTAGACTCAACCACGGCTCGGCCCGACAGCAGCGTTACAAACTTTCTAAAACCGTATCGGCAGGGACTCGACAAGTCGATGAACGAAGTGCTGGCCCACTCGACTGGACGGATTGAAAAAGGCAAACCCGACGCTCCGCTCAACGATCTGCTTACCGACGCCCTGCTCCAGCAGACTAGCCAACGCTACGGCAAGCCTCTCGACTGTTCGCATCTGAATTACGGTGGCATCCGAAACAACCTGCCCGAAGGCAACATCACTACCGGCTCCATCTTTGAAGTGATGCCTTTTGACAACCAGGTCGTTATCCTGACGCTCAAGGGGGACATGCTACAGAAAATGATGAATCACTTCGCCCAGAAGAATGAGTTGGTGATGGGTGGCTTACGGGCTAAAATTCATGAAGGCCAGGTGAGTTCGGTTAGCTTTGTCAACGGCAGAACCCTACAGCCCAACGAAACGTACACGGTCGTCATGAGCGATTACGTAGCGAACGGGGGCGACGACGCTGGTTTCTTAAAGAATCCGGTCAAACGCGAAAATATTGGCTACCTGGTTCGTGATGCCCTGATCGATCATTTCCGCCAACTGGGTAAAACCGGACAACCTATTAATCCAGTTTCTGATGGACGCATTATCGTCGAATAG